ctctgctctggcctgagatagcggtagaagatggtccaagtccctgggcccctgcacccatgtgggagacccagagggagctcctggctcctggcttcagatcagctcagctgtgaccattgtggtcaattggggagtgaaccagtggatggaagacctctctctttgcctctccttctctctctgtgtaactttggctttcaaataaaataaataaatcttaaaaaaaaaaaaaagcgttttGGCAACAGCCTTAGAAAACACCACTCCTTTTGGACTTGGAGTTTCACATCCTATCTTTTCCCTTATCGCGGAAATAAGAAATGAACCTGTAATACAGCTGTGTTCAACCTGTATTTGTTGTCGTTTTATAGATCATTGCTAGGAAGAACTCTGGGTACAGTAACAGCGTGCGTGATGATGGCTCAGATCCTAAGGTCTCACGTGATCAATGCTTCAGTAATTCCTAATCGGGTGAAAATGAATCCAGATCTTTGTATCATTCAAAATAGAATGATGTCCACCCATAAGTCCAAAAAGAAGATCGGAGAATATTATAGGCTGCTGAATGTGGATGAAGGGTGCTCTGCAGATGACGTCAGGGAATCTTTCCGTAAGCTTGCCAAGCGATACCATCCAGACAGCGGCTCTGATACCGCTGATTCTGCCACATTTATAAGGATCGAAGAAGCTTATAGGAAAGTGCTTTCCCATGTGATAGCACAAACAAATGCCAGACAGagtaaaattgaagaaaaagcagaagaggaggaagaaaaattcaaatataagaCACCCCAACACCGGCATTATTTAAGTTTCGAAGGCATTGGTTTTGGGACTCCAAGTCAACGAGAAAAACAGTACAGGCAATTTAGGGCAGACCGAGCAACTGAGCAAGTGATGGAGTATCAAAAGCAGAAACTACAAAGCCAGTATTTTGCTGACAGTGTCACCGTTAGAGATGTTAGACACAGCAGAGAACAAAAGATAACTCAAGCAATCGAGCGTTTAGTGGAGGACCTCATTCAGGAATCAATGGCGAAAGGAGACTTTGACAATCTCAGTGGGAAaggaaaacctttaaaaaaattttctggcTGTTCGTATATTGATCCCATGACTCACAACCTGAACAGAATATTAATAGATAATGGATACCAACCAGAGTGGATTCTGATGCAAAAGGAAATAAAGGATACCATTGAGCAACTCAGAGAGGCGATTTTAGATTCCAGGAAAAAGCTTGGAAATCCAATGACACCGACTGAACACAAACAGTGGGACCAAGTTTGTGAGCAGTTTCAAGAAAACATCAGAAAACTAAACAAGCGAATTAGtgattttaatttaattgttCCCATCCTGACCAGGCAAAAGGTCCATTTTGATGCACACAAAGAAATTGTCAGGGCCCAGCAAGTATATGAGACCCATATAAAAGCAAAAGAAGTCGCAGATCAAAATTCAAATCACACCagtcagggagaaggagagaaaacacCCGGACTTAAGACTGGTCTTTTTAACTGGGTGAATCTGTGGAAATTTATTAAAGTATGACCATGTAGATGTTCTCTGTCACAGCATTGTCCGGAATAATTTTCAGTTATACTGACATCAGTATTGAGGCTGAGAGCTGTTGC
Above is a genomic segment from Lepus europaeus isolate LE1 chromosome 2, mLepTim1.pri, whole genome shotgun sequence containing:
- the DNAJC28 gene encoding dnaJ homolog subfamily C member 28, with translation MMAQILRSHVINASVIPNRVKMNPDLCIIQNRMMSTHKSKKKIGEYYRLLNVDEGCSADDVRESFRKLAKRYHPDSGSDTADSATFIRIEEAYRKVLSHVIAQTNARQSKIEEKAEEEEEKFKYKTPQHRHYLSFEGIGFGTPSQREKQYRQFRADRATEQVMEYQKQKLQSQYFADSVTVRDVRHSREQKITQAIERLVEDLIQESMAKGDFDNLSGKGKPLKKFSGCSYIDPMTHNLNRILIDNGYQPEWILMQKEIKDTIEQLREAILDSRKKLGNPMTPTEHKQWDQVCEQFQENIRKLNKRISDFNLIVPILTRQKVHFDAHKEIVRAQQVYETHIKAKEVADQNSNHTSQGEGEKTPGLKTGLFNWVNLWKFIKV